In Cryptomeria japonica chromosome 5, Sugi_1.0, whole genome shotgun sequence, the genomic window AGCTAAAGAACTTTTACGAAACTTAACATTTATACTTCCACGACTCTTCAACTTGATAGTCAAATCGAATGGCATCAAATGTAAAATTCATATTTGGCTTGTAAGGCATATAGGTGTTGCCCGTGAGGGTCTCCACCTCTTCAATGACTAAGAGAGCACCACTTAGTGGGTTCATGTGCTCTATCTAGACCTTAGTGGTTCCATTTATAGGTGTCTAAAACCCCTACAATGCAAGAGATGAGAATTGGTGAACCAATGGATGACCACATGTCCGTACTACTAAGATTTGTTTGCACCACTAGAAAAGTGTGTGCAACATCTACTGGTGCAGTCAATGTACATACCAGCCAGTTAGAGGCATTTATTAACAAGGAGAGGATTTTGGCAGCTAGTGTGGCGTTAGTTTGTTGAGATGTGAATTAAGTGGGGCCTATTATCTGAGCTTAAATCTCTGAAGGAAAGGTTTAAATTGTTTGGAGACCACCAATGAACTTCAAATATATGTCCGATATCTCCATGTCCAAAGGgaaaatatcatgaatgtttcgcaCTGCTTATTCTCGGGCATTTTCCTTGAGTCAAAATCAAATAAACAACCCTGGATCGGGGGTAAGATGGTGTACAAGTACAAAATGATTCTAAATGAAACGTGTTATAAAGGATTTGTCTAACATCTATATAGGGTGATTTCTATCAAAAGCTGTGTTTGCAGTGAATAATAACCTAGACGAGAGCGATCTGGACCTAGTGATGGTGAACTAGAATGTGCAGTTGCTTAACTGAAATTGACCAGAGTAGAAGCTGCCATTGGAAATTGTTAAATTTGATGGTGAACCTCTAAccataataaaatatttcttttgTACTCACCCAATACACCTGGCTTGCAGGCGGCTTGGTATATCTCCAGTGGATTAGTCTCGCCTTAGCTCACCTCTTCCtgaaccccaacttggcaataagtaagtcTAAGGTAAGGAGGTTGGGCGCTGGGCTGGGTCGCAGGGATACCACTGGCGcaactaataaaaaaaaaaattatttcttcttaTGTACTGCCCGCATAAAAAAATTGTTTGTGTTTTCTGCTCAGAGCTGTGGTGGATGGTAATTTTCATGTCAGAAACTTCACATTTTGATAAGCATATTCATTGATAAGTGTTGCGTGCTCTACTTTTGTCTTAATTTTATGGGTGGATGATGTAATCGAATTTGAGATACTTGctcataaaaaattattatatagtCGTAAAATTGGTGTTTTTATAAATGAGCAAACTGCTTTCATATCTTCTATTTTCTACAAATTTGGCCCTTTGTAAGTTGACGTTGTAGGGTCCTTATACAACCCTattttattcaaaaataaataaataaaagttgcaACGACAAATTAGAGAATCTACTTATGACTATACATAATTATATTAAATCTCCTTTTGACGATTAAAAAAAAGTTGGCAGCTTTTAGACTCGATGTTAAGCGAAAGGTGATATGTTAACTAAAACTCGGTGTTGGTGAAGAAGGGTGCGGATCAAATTTGAAACGGCTACTGAAGTACAAGAAAGGTACAAGTCAGAGATGCAAGAGTGCACATGTAGATCCCATGAAGAAACCTGGAAGCAGCTTTAATGAACATGAGATTACTCACGATTAATAAAATCCAAATGACTCTAACAAGCTTAGAGAAAGCAATTGTATCGATAGCTGCTTGTACTAAAATAATACAGTTGTCCCATGCTTTTCTAGATATTGCTGTTAAAATGTTATATATGGCTTGAAAATCCACGACTCTCCCAACCACAGAAACTATCTTATTGTCAGACTCAAAGCAACATACTTTTCCACATtactttatttaaaataaaaagaatggATTAGAAGCTCGAAATTATTTTGTATTAGTTAATTGTTGAATAATAGTTTCTTAAAATTACATATTCTTGACAGGTAAGAGGATATCACAATCTTCCCGTTATCTGTTAATCTAACTTCTTTCATTTCCGTATGTTTCTGATATTTTCAACAACCAGCCAGCAATTGGTATTGGATTAGAAGCTGTATGGGGAAAATAAAAGATTCATTTTTATATAAGATTTGTTCCCTGGTCAAAAAATAACCTAGCCACTTGCAAGCTCTAAAACTTTTAATGCTAATATCACATAAGCAGACAAAGGAGTTGAAACAGAATACAATCACCACAGACCTTTGCTTCTGCAATTAATTATTAGTCCTTTGAACTTAGAGAATCACATTTAACGTTCTAAAAAGAAGTCTGCAAATCGATGCAGGAACAATAGTTGAATTGGCAAGATATACAGAACCAGAAAATCATTTAAATGTGGAGCAACTTGCGATGCAAGTGAAAGATATTGTATGTAAGACTTCATCTTTAGCCATGCTTGCAGTCCATAATAAATGCAAGCAAGAATTATGCAATGCTTTTGCCTCTGCTGTATACCAAATATTGTCATGGAACACCTTCTCCTGAAGATTCAACTTGGTTATTCGCTGAAACATAAATTGGTTCCAAAATAGCTCCATGCACCTGTTGAACTTGAATTTTTGAGCTCATATGATTTTGTTGGTGTTGTAACCCATTCTCAGGTGCAGCTTCAGATTCTGTAGGGGTGTAATCCGTTCCACGTAAAGGTTCATAGACTTCTGATAAGGCCATTGGTGTTGCTGCTGGAGGTGAGTATAATGGAGAGAGGGGTGTATTTAATTCTTTCTTCGCACTTTttatttttggagcaacatctgtTAGTTTTGATGGAGGGATTGATAGACCTGGTCCAAATACCACTCCTCGCAGAACTGCATCAGTATCTCCAACTCTCACACTAATGAGATAGCCTGCATCAAATGAGCCATCAAGTACACCATGGacaggttgtcctaccaatgaacCATTTCCACAACCAAAATGTGAGCTGTTAGTGTCTGAAAGTCTGGCTTTCTTGGGTTTGCTTTCAGAAGATGGCATAACTCCAAGTGCTGTAATTTCTCCTGGAAGCAGAACAGTCTCAGACTTTCTTGGTCGTCCCCGTTTCTTTTTAACAGATGGCCCACTTGCAACAGCAGTATGATCAGCATTTCCCTCCATAACTGAGCTCTAGAAAATTGTTCTGTCACCAGCAATTAAGGTTTTGCACATATAGGTTGTTGGTAGTAAGCTGCTGCAAGAAACAACAGTGTTCTAAGCTCACTACTcactcttaaacaaaaattagtttCTGCAATCAAAATTCCCATGTTTCCTTATCAATTTCTTCCCCTGtgagacaaagaacaatacaacTTCCATCTAGTTTTGAAAGGAAGCGTGTTCGAGCAAGCTATTAAAGAGTAAGAATCACAACAAACCTTAAGACTGGAACCTCTGGGGGGCAGTTAGGAAACGTTAAATTCAAATAATGACAGTAATCATTGCATAATTGAGTTCTATTATCATCTACATGATGTTTCTCACATTGCGCAAAATGTTAAAAATAGCCCACAAAAGATGAGCATAGGATTATGGATAAGATAATGTAACCAACTTGTGCTTGCATTTTTCATGACCATCCAAAGCTGATCCTTCTGTAAGAAAATCtggcaaattaatttaattaaatgaacaaAGCTCCAAAATCTTCTACCAATAAGCATGTTATCTTATTTGAAAACGCTTTGAAAAATCTGTTCCAGCATTGTTATATCAATTATAAAGAAAACTCCAGCTGGCAGAATTCATAAGCTAACTTTTACATACTAGCTGATCAGTTGATGTATAGTCAATGAGGGTACATTTAGACTTTACAATGAATTCAAAAGCAGTCAAATAAAGCATAACAATTATAGGTCCCAAAATGACACCAATTACCAGTCTTCCACAGAGTTTCCAAACAGGAGGGAGGAACTGTACCAAAATTTGGGACAGCCAGGGAATGTcggcataataatatttaaaatattaattataaaaaataattaaaaaattacaatttATCATTAACttatatagatatcttaaatacatcaaTCTAAAAAGTCTTGAATTATTCAACTTTCTTAAAGAATTATTTTACTAGGAGGTAAAATAACTCAAATCTTAAATTTTTGAGTTATTTaacttttttttaaagttattttgccGGGAGGTGTAACTACAGTAGTGGAAAGGGTTGGAGTATAATAGCATGAGCATGTTAACAAAATCTATTAAAGAGAcgacattaaaaataaataaaaactaaatcACATCAAAAAAACCAGCTGTTAaagtgaaaaaaattaaataacttaataCACTAACTATAaagtaaataatataaaacaaaataaatctaaaataaataaagttacaaattattttatttttcttccatATGCTATGAAGATAATCAATTGAAACATTTGGGGTATTGAAGCTTGGCATAGGAGGTTTGTGTTTAGATCTTTCTGTAAATCTAGGATTCATGTTGATGTAATGCTTCTATCTTCCTTCTCAATTAACTTCACCTCTTCAAGGTCGGTTTGTTCTCCCCACATgaataaattgaattaattgatttggAATGTGTTGTGGTCTGATGGCAAAGAACCTGATAAAAGACATTTTGATGGATGGGAAAAATGTTGCAGCAAGCTTTAGATGTTGAAGCCTGAAGGCATGGAGCTGAAAACTTGTATTTGCAAGGTATTTTATTGGCTGTAAAATGGGTTTTGAGATCTCTTGGAAGGTATGGAAACTTGGAAAATTTTGATTAGAAATTATATCATTAGGAGTTATCCTAAAGGAAAACCTAAATGGTTGAAAAGCAATGTCAAGGCATCATTCCTTATGAGTTGTCATTTTACGGCTCTTTCAAAAGGTCCTTCAAACATTGTTAAAACAATGTTGTATTTCTAAAATTATCCGTCACTCTACATTTATGCACTTTGCAACAACTAATGGTATTGATGTCTTTACAGCAGTGTTGGGAAAAAGAAAATTATGTCAAACTCCTGTTATTTGCTAGTACCTTTTCTGTTCCCATTACCACATTTATGAATACTTGGTTTCTTGGGGTGTTTTCTATGTTATTTCGGTTTTAGGGTTTTGTGATCAAAATTTTGTATGAGTACTATGTGAACCTTGTTTTTTGCCTTTGATTACTGATGTGGACTTGCAATATTTAGTGTTTTCACTTAATTCTGACCAGGCAATCAAAAGTCTGTTTCTCTTTAATAGAAAATCAAGTTATTACATTTAGCAACAATAATTGGGCTGCTTCAACTCTAAAAAAACAATCAAGGGAGTTGCTTAAATGGTTCTTCACCTCTTTGATGGGTAAATCGTAGATAGGATTTGTCTAGTACTATTTTTTAAGTCCAACACCCTGATTGTTAATAAGTGACCAGCTACCCAAATAGCTGATtttttgccaaacaagttcaattGGTGGCGATGTTAAAGTCTAGAAgagtgaaaagaaaaaaaagaaagcaaCAAAAAGATGGGGACATGTGATGAGTCAACGGATCATCACCATTGATCTTCTTGATCAAACACTTCAAGATATATGATTAGTCAAACCAACAAGGCCCATGTGCCACTAGCTTTATCCCTTTGATCAATTGATCACCAAAATGAAAAAGGAAGCGCCAAATTAAAATGTTAACAAATAACAAACAATAATTTGATCTAGTTGGATGGCCTACATCATCACACTTGTCTCTATGCAACTCGCAAGTGCATCCAAGTCTTCTATTGAGCTTTCACCATTGAAAGGTCAAAGGGAACAACGGTAGCATTAATTAAGCAATCAAAGCACTTAAATTTCCTTTGATCAAGCATTCATCGATATGTCTAAGTGTGCAATTCCCATCCCCAAAAAGTCAAAAACCATTTGATTTTTCAGCAGTGGTTGATTGTGATTGAGGCTTTGTTGATGCAAATTAGGCAACAAAAGTTGCCAAGTTCAATGGAACGATCAAACAACCAGTTGGAACTTTCAAGGATCATTTTCTCCAACCTTGATACATCACCAGCCTTTGATTTGAAACCAAATGCCATAATGATTGTTGATGCAACCAATTACACATTGAAATTAACATCTGAACCAACCCAACAATCATTTACATATTTAAAAACCAATAGATACATACCACATGAGCCTATGATAATTTTAAGCTTCCACCATTAACGTGCTTTACTACtgaaaatcaaataagacttataaatTCCTCGAGAAACCATTACCTAATTTGTAGCATTCAGTCCAACAATTCTCTGATTCAAATGCACCCAATACGAACACATTTAAGGGTCAAAAAGGAGTTTAAAGAGCATGCACAATGCATCCAATTGTCACTAAGATGTGATTGAAAATATTATTGAGGTAAAGCCCATGATAATTTTTATGCTTCCACCATTAATGTGCTTTACTACtgaaaatcaaataagacttataaatTCCTCGAGAAACCATTACCTAATTTGTAGCATTCAGTCAAACAATTCTCTATGATTCATATGCAACCAATACAAACACATTTAAGAGTCAAAAAGGAGTTTAAAGAGCATGCACAATGCATCCAATTGTCACTAACATGTGGTTGAAAATATTATTGAGGCAAATCTTGGGCCTTGTCTATAGTCCTAGCTCCAAGTGGTTGAGCTCAAATCTTAGTTGTACTTAAGATATTTATAAATTGAATTCATCATTCCTTTAGTTATTGTATGTATTTAGAGAAAGACATTATTTACATCCCATAGTATGTGAATTCAAAACCCTAGGATTACAATTAGAATTGGGGATTAATAGTGTTCATGTGATTAATAATTGAATTGAATATAAACTTAAAAATTCCTTAGCAATTTTAAGTCATTCTCTCAATTCATATTAGGTCTTACAAATCTTACAATTCCCAAAACCCTCGTTCTATTAAACATGGGACCAAAGAGAGAACTTCTAGTGAAACAAGAAGATCCTAAGATTTTGATTGTACCAAACAAGGTCAAAAttgtaatggaggagaaaaacccTTGGATTTTTTTCAATTCATTTAAGGAAATGAAAGGGATCCATCGTAATCAATGACTACTGAGCTCATATTCT contains:
- the LOC131060946 gene encoding protein METABOLIC NETWORK MODULATOR 1 codes for the protein MEGNADHTAVASGPSVKKKRGRPRKSETVLLPGEITALGVMPSSESKPKKARLSDTNSSHFGCGNGSLVGQPVHGVLDGSFDAGYLISVRVGDTDAVLRGVVFGPGLSIPPSKLTDVAPKIKSAKKELNTPLSPLYSPPAATPMALSEVYEPLRGTDYTPTESEAAPENGLQHQQNHMSSKIQVQQVHGAILEPIYVSANNQVESSGEGVP